Proteins found in one Zea mays cultivar B73 chromosome 1, Zm-B73-REFERENCE-NAM-5.0, whole genome shotgun sequence genomic segment:
- the LOC100278607 gene encoding uncharacterized protein isoform X1, translated as MSKEGARASWNSTYEKGLVDVLHDNKDNPKLKGQNGWNSEGWKCITAKFNERFSLAHFTKQQLQEKDKELKSSYKAVRDSRKESWTGWNDSLCMILAEPEVWARLISAHPKVARFRKKPFPLFYSLEALYEEC; from the exons ATGTCAAAGGAAGGTGCAAGGGCGTCCTGGAACTCAACATATGAGAAGGGTTTAGTCGATGTACTACATGACAACAAAGATAACCCAAAGTTGAAGGGTCAAAATGGATGGAATTCAGAGGGATGGAAGTGTATCACTGCTAAGTTTAATGAAAGGTTCTCTTTGGCTCATTTCACAAAACAACAATTACAAGAGAAGGACAAAGAACTTAAATCAAGTTATAAAGCAGTAAGAGATTCAAGAAAAGAAAGTTGGACTGGTTGGAATGACTCCCTATGTATGATATTAGCTGAACCAGAGGTTTGGGCAAGGTTGATTAGT GCTCACCCAAAGGTTGCAAGGTTTCGCAAGAAGCCATTTCCTCTTTTCTACTCTTTAGAAGCACTTTATGAAG AGTGCTAA
- the LOC100274391 gene encoding ACT domain-containing protein ACR4 isoform X1, whose translation MAALADGEADYSSWDSDDEYQKFIQNMNPPRVTIDNTSCPNATVIHVDSANKYGILLEVVQVLTDLKLIVKKAYISSDGGWFMDVFTVTNQSGHKITDESVLQGIKDYIYKSIGPDSCFLPSRRRAVGVEPSSDHTLIELTGTDRPGLLSEVSAVLTSLECNVVSAELWTHNGRAAAVMQVTDRESGLAVSDAERVGRIKGRLYNVFRGRSRDAKTAVATTGATHPERRLHQMMFEDRDYERRGKDDGRAAASGSNPGPVVSVVNWLQKYYSVVTVRCRDRPKLLFDTVCTLTDMQYVVFHGSVDTEGPEAYQDYYIRHIDGCPVNSEAERKRIIQCLEAAIERRVSEGLKLELSTGDRVGLLSDVTRIFRENGLTVTRAEVSTRGDEAVNTFYVRDAAGSAVELRTLEAIRQEIGQTVLQVKGHPEQPKPPVAAQDSPTRFLFSSLLFRPRSLCNLGP comes from the exons ATGG CAGCATTAGCGGATGGAGAGGCGGATTATTCTTCTTGGGACAGTGACGACGAGTACCAGAAATTCATCCAAAACATGAACCCTCCAAG GGTCACCATCGACAACACATCATGTCCAAATGCTACAGTCATCCAT GTGGACAGCGCGAACAAGTATGGGATACTGTTGGAGGTAGTGCAGGTCCTCACCGACCTCAAGCTCATAGTCAAGAAGGCATACATATCCTCAGACGGGGGATGGTTCATGGACG TCTTCACTGTGACGAACCAAAGTGGGCACAAGATAACGGACGAATCTGTGCTGCAAGGAATAAAAGACTACATTTACAAG TCTATCGGGCCTGACTCCTGCTTCCTTCCCTCGCGGAGGAGAGCCGTCGGGGTGGAGCCGTCCTCCGACCACACCCTGATAGAGCTAACGGGGACCGACAGGCCGGGCCTCCTCTCGGAGGTGAGCGCGGTGCTCACGAGCCTGGAGTGCAACGTGGTGAGCGCGGAGCTGTGGACGCACAACGGGAGAGCCGCCGCCGTGATGCAGGTCACCGACAGGGAGTCCGGGCTGGCGGTCTCGGACGCGGAGAGGGTCGGCAGGATCAAGGGGCGGCTCTACAACGTGTTCAGAGGGAGGAGCCGGGACGCCAAGACCGCGGTCGCGACGACGGGCGCCACCCACCCGGAGCGGAGGCTGCACCAGATGATGTTCGAGGACCGGGACTACGAGAGGCGCGGCAAGGACGATGGCAGGGCGGCGGCGAGCGGCAGCAACCCCGGTCCGGTGGTTTCGGTCGTGAACTGGCTTCAGAAATACTACTCCGTGGTGACGGTCCGGTGCAGGGACCGGCCCAAGCTCCTGTTCGACACGGTGTGCACCCTGACGGACATGCAGTACGTGGTGTTCCATGGCAGCGTGGATACCGAGGGCCCCGAAGCTTACCAG GACTACTACATCAGGCACATCGATGGGTGTCCCGTCAATTCGGAGGCCGAGAGGAAGAGGATCATCCAGTGCCTTGAAGCAGCCATAGAACGGAGAGTGTCCGAG GGCCTGAAGCTAGAGCTGTCGACAGGCGACAGGGTGGGTCTGCTGTCGGACGTGACGCGCATCTTCCGCGAGAACGGCCTGACGGTGACGAGAGCGGAGGTCTCGACCAGGGGcgacgaggcggtcaacaccttcTACGTCCGCGACGCGGCCGGGAGCGCCGTCGAGCTGAGGACGCTGGAGGCCATCCGCCAGGAGATTGGCCAGACCGTTCTCCAGGTGAAGGGGCACCCCGAGCAGCCGAAGCCGCCGGTAGCCGCGCAGGACTCGCCCACCAGGTTCCTCTTCAGCAGCCTGTTGTTCAGACCGAGGTCGCTGTGCAACCTCGGGCCCTGA
- the LOC100274391 gene encoding ACT domain-containing protein ACR4, with protein MALADGEADYSSWDSDDEYQKFIQNMNPPRVTIDNTSCPNATVIHVDSANKYGILLEVVQVLTDLKLIVKKAYISSDGGWFMDVFTVTNQSGHKITDESVLQGIKDYIYKSIGPDSCFLPSRRRAVGVEPSSDHTLIELTGTDRPGLLSEVSAVLTSLECNVVSAELWTHNGRAAAVMQVTDRESGLAVSDAERVGRIKGRLYNVFRGRSRDAKTAVATTGATHPERRLHQMMFEDRDYERRGKDDGRAAASGSNPGPVVSVVNWLQKYYSVVTVRCRDRPKLLFDTVCTLTDMQYVVFHGSVDTEGPEAYQDYYIRHIDGCPVNSEAERKRIIQCLEAAIERRVSEGLKLELSTGDRVGLLSDVTRIFRENGLTVTRAEVSTRGDEAVNTFYVRDAAGSAVELRTLEAIRQEIGQTVLQVKGHPEQPKPPVAAQDSPTRFLFSSLLFRPRSLCNLGP; from the exons ATGG CATTAGCGGATGGAGAGGCGGATTATTCTTCTTGGGACAGTGACGACGAGTACCAGAAATTCATCCAAAACATGAACCCTCCAAG GGTCACCATCGACAACACATCATGTCCAAATGCTACAGTCATCCAT GTGGACAGCGCGAACAAGTATGGGATACTGTTGGAGGTAGTGCAGGTCCTCACCGACCTCAAGCTCATAGTCAAGAAGGCATACATATCCTCAGACGGGGGATGGTTCATGGACG TCTTCACTGTGACGAACCAAAGTGGGCACAAGATAACGGACGAATCTGTGCTGCAAGGAATAAAAGACTACATTTACAAG TCTATCGGGCCTGACTCCTGCTTCCTTCCCTCGCGGAGGAGAGCCGTCGGGGTGGAGCCGTCCTCCGACCACACCCTGATAGAGCTAACGGGGACCGACAGGCCGGGCCTCCTCTCGGAGGTGAGCGCGGTGCTCACGAGCCTGGAGTGCAACGTGGTGAGCGCGGAGCTGTGGACGCACAACGGGAGAGCCGCCGCCGTGATGCAGGTCACCGACAGGGAGTCCGGGCTGGCGGTCTCGGACGCGGAGAGGGTCGGCAGGATCAAGGGGCGGCTCTACAACGTGTTCAGAGGGAGGAGCCGGGACGCCAAGACCGCGGTCGCGACGACGGGCGCCACCCACCCGGAGCGGAGGCTGCACCAGATGATGTTCGAGGACCGGGACTACGAGAGGCGCGGCAAGGACGATGGCAGGGCGGCGGCGAGCGGCAGCAACCCCGGTCCGGTGGTTTCGGTCGTGAACTGGCTTCAGAAATACTACTCCGTGGTGACGGTCCGGTGCAGGGACCGGCCCAAGCTCCTGTTCGACACGGTGTGCACCCTGACGGACATGCAGTACGTGGTGTTCCATGGCAGCGTGGATACCGAGGGCCCCGAAGCTTACCAG GACTACTACATCAGGCACATCGATGGGTGTCCCGTCAATTCGGAGGCCGAGAGGAAGAGGATCATCCAGTGCCTTGAAGCAGCCATAGAACGGAGAGTGTCCGAG GGCCTGAAGCTAGAGCTGTCGACAGGCGACAGGGTGGGTCTGCTGTCGGACGTGACGCGCATCTTCCGCGAGAACGGCCTGACGGTGACGAGAGCGGAGGTCTCGACCAGGGGcgacgaggcggtcaacaccttcTACGTCCGCGACGCGGCCGGGAGCGCCGTCGAGCTGAGGACGCTGGAGGCCATCCGCCAGGAGATTGGCCAGACCGTTCTCCAGGTGAAGGGGCACCCCGAGCAGCCGAAGCCGCCGGTAGCCGCGCAGGACTCGCCCACCAGGTTCCTCTTCAGCAGCCTGTTGTTCAGACCGAGGTCGCTGTGCAACCTCGGGCCCTGA